In Mustelus asterias chromosome 26 unlocalized genomic scaffold, sMusAst1.hap1.1 SUPER_26_unloc_20, whole genome shotgun sequence, a single genomic region encodes these proteins:
- the LOC144482125 gene encoding putative G-protein coupled receptor 139, which produces MVKMKLKHAENNSQEDISSPIPARFLKAHPMRWTAISQTTAVSSPILVAAGGPMNIVTIAIPSFKHCGLSKCIIRYLLAMATADLLVIVCNVFLHHIATMYWRDTFLFHTPVCRFIVYMSATAIDISVWLTVCFTFDRLVAICHQKLKIKYCTNKTAAMVISIVSSLFCLKNIPWPFLYSSYYIKVQWGCLLGANFYILPIWIAFSWVEQLLTSVIPFILILLFNIVTVKRIVMANRGRMTLRQLSNDLNEKDPELKSRRKSIVLLFAICSSFILLWMTTVAYFLYIIIGATFNRRSTVTSFSIFREVGIMLQLLSSCTNTAIYTITQTKFRHLLLNAIKSPFTLIGQLVKFGGHYH; this is translated from the exons ATGGTGAAAATGAAGTTGAAGCACGCTGAAAATAATTCACAG GAGGACATTTCTTCTCCAATACCAGCACGGTTCCTTAAGGCACATCCAATGCGTTGGACAGCAATTTCCCAGACAACAGCTGTGTCCTCTCCGATACTCGTAGCAGCCGGAGGACCTA TGAACATCGTGACAATTGCAATCCCGTCTTTCAAACATTGTGGCCTATCCAAATGCATCATCCGTTACCTGTTGGCGATGGCGACAGCGGATCTCCTGGTCATTGTCTGTAATGTGTTCTTACATCACATTGCTACCATGTATTGGCGTGACACGTTCCTGTTCCACACCCCCGTGTGCAGATTCATTGTCTACATGTCCGCAACTGCCATTGACATTTCTGTTTGGTTGACTGTCTGTTTCACCTTTGATCGCCTTGTGGCCATTTGCCATCAGAAGCTGAAGATAAAGTACTGCACCAATAAAACTGCTGCTATGGTTATCAGCATTGTGAGCTCGCTgttctgtttaaagaacattcccTGGCCCTTCCTGTATTCCTCTTATTACATCAAGGTGCAGTGGGGTTGCTTATTAGGAGCCAATTTTTATATTTTACCCATTTGGATAGCATTTTCCTGGGTTGAGCAGCTGTTAACATCAGTGATTCCTTtcattttgattttattatttaaCATTGTCACCGTCAAGCGCATTGTAATGGCCAACCGCGGCCGAATGACGCTCCGGCAGCTCAGCAATGACTTGAATGAGAAGGATCCCGAGCTGAAGAGCCGCAGAAAATCCATTGTGTTACTATTTGCAATATGCAGCAGTTTTATCCTGCTGTGGATGACAACAGTTGCATATTTCTTATATATTATAATTGGAGCCACCTTTAATCGCAGATCCACAGTTACCAGCTTCTCGATATTCCGGGAGGTGGGAattatgctgcagcttctgagctCCTGCACCAATACAGCCATTTACACAATAACCCAGACAAAGTTCAGGCATCTGCTGCTCAATGCGATAAAATCTCCCTTTACTCTGATTGGGCAGTTAGTGAAATTTGGGGGGCACTATCATTGA